The proteins below come from a single Benincasa hispida cultivar B227 chromosome 4, ASM972705v1, whole genome shotgun sequence genomic window:
- the LOC120076779 gene encoding formin-like protein 4, which produces HKFSFISLCSSWKSAVAAMIWPSPFLQNFILCFIFIPLCCSQSTFPQNIETSYPFPSTFHVPLTNNTSDNLSTISWRPSPPPPSHLPPQEAVQLQLKPKHMSKKATIITVAISIAAATLMLSLCLFFYIRRCILAEHKEEQDDRTSQSREGQALVSRKEFTRFNGNFNGFILEENGLDVIYWKNPAGRKSKKNEDEELGFVKEGGRKPQRVQETPLLMSSTKIEARDYSLSSSQKLPWLPPPPPAPPRKPPPAPPPKAVANSGSSSAGNDQTRLKPLHWDKVNTNVDHAMVWDKIDGGSFRFNGDLMEALFGYVATNKKSPPKQSGNHEQTKSSSPNNGGQVQISILDSRRSRNIAIILKSLNISRQELLDALMEGQGLDSDTLEKLVKITPNQEQQSQILEFDGDPLKLADAESFIFHLLKAVPTAFTRLNAMLFRSNFKSAIIRLRDFSQTLGVGCEELKKKGLFTKLLEATLKAGNRLNSGTTRGGAEAFNLESLLKLSDVKSTDGKTTLFHFVVEEVMKSEGKKRFLNKNSKTPILEKERENEYTILGLSAIESLTSELSNVKKASTIDYEAFIASCPNLLIQISGIRKLLSKEGGEYKRKMMSFVKSAEEELETARREQKRVLEIVKKTNEYFETGDRENPLELFVIVRDFVNMLNQVGSEIGGNLKGKSKMEILDGFAPLKSSLSLSFPCMAECRSFSSDFTDDSF; this is translated from the exons CACAAATTCAGTTTCATTTCTTTATGCAGTTCTTGGAAATCCGCCGTGGCTGCAATGATTTGGCCATCGCCATTTCTTCAAAACTTCATTCTTTGTTTCATTTTCATTCCTCTTTGTTGCTCTCAGTCCACTTTCCCTCAGAATATTGAAACTTCTTATCCTTTCCCATCGACATTTCATGTCCCACTCACCAACAATACTTCAGACAATCTGTCAACCATCTCATGGCGGCCTTCCCCACCACCGCCGTCACATTTACCACCACAAGAAGCTGTGCAGCTGCAGCTGAAGCCGAAGCACATGTCCAAGAAAGCCACCATCATAACGGTGGCGATTTCAATTGCAGCGGCTACCCTCATGCTTTCTCTGTGTCTCTTCTTTTACATCCGAAGATGCATTCTTGCAGAACACAAGGAAGAACAAGATGACAGAACTTCACAATCCCGGGAAGGTCAGGCTTTGGTGAGTCGGAAAGAATTTACAAGATTCAATGGTAACTTTAATGGGTTcattcttgaagaaaatggtctGGATGTGATCTACTGGAAAAACCCTGCAGGGAGAAAGtcgaagaaaaatgaagatgaagaattGGGTTTTGTAAAAGAGGGAGGAAGGAAGCCTCAGAGAGTACAAGAAACTCCTTTGCTCATGTCTTCAACAAAAATAGAGGCTCGTGATTACTCTCTCTCTAGTTCACAAAAATTGCCATGGCTGCCTCCTCCTCCACCAGCGCCCCCAAGAAAACCTCCACCAGCGCCACCACCAAAGGCAGTTGCCAATTCAGGATCATCTTCAGCAGGGAATGATCAGACTAGATTGAAGCCATTACATTGGGATAAGGTTAATACAAATGTAGATCATGCAATGGTGTGGGACAAGATTGATGGCGGTTCTTTCAG GTTTAATGGCGACCTTATGGAAGCTCTGTTCGGATATGTAGCCACAAACAAGAAATCACCACCAAAGCAAAGTGGCAACCATGAGCAAACAAAATCATCAAGCCCCAACAATGGCGGGCAAGTACAAATCTCAATCCTCGATTCCAGAAGATCGAGAAACATTGCAATAATCCTTAAATCTCTGAACATATCTCGGCAAGAACTTCTTGATGCTCTCATGGAGGGACAGGGCCTAGACTCAGACACACTCGAGAAGCTTGTCAAGATCACTCCAAACCAAGAACAACAATCCCAAATTCTTGAATTTGATGGCGACCCATTAAAGCTTGCGGATGCAGAATCTTTCATTTTCCACCTTCTTAAGGCTGTTCCAACAGCCTTCACTCGTCTGAACGCCATGCTTTTCAGATCAAACTTCAAGTCAGCGATTATTCGTCTCAGGGACTTTTCACAAACACTTGGTGTGGGTTGCGAAGAGCTAAAGAAAAAAGGGCTATTTACAAAACTGTTAGAAGCAACTCTCAAAGCTGGAAACCGATTGAATTCAGGAACCACAAGAGGAGGTGCAGAAGCTTTCAATCTCGAATCACTCTTAAAACTCTCAGATGTGAAAAGCACAGATGGAAAAACCACATTGTTTCACTTCGTTGTTGAAGAAGTGATgaaatccgaagggaaaaaacgATTCctaaacaaaaattcaaaaactccCATACTggaaaaggaaagagaaaacGAATACACAATACTCGGATTATCAGCAATTGAATCACTCACCTCAGAGCTCTCCAACGTCAAGAAAGCATCCACAATCGACTACGAAGCCTTCATTGCCAGTTGCCCTAATCTCTTAATCCAAATTTCAGGGATACGTAAGCTTCTATCGAAGGAAGGAGGTGAATATAAGCGGAAAATGATGAGTTTTGTCAAATCGGCAGAGGAAGAACTTGAGACAGCAAGAAGAGAACAAAAAAGGGTGTTGGAGATTGTGAAGAAGACGAATGAGTACTTCGAAACAGGGGATAGAGAAAATCCACTAGAGCTATTTGTGATAGTGAGGGATTTTGTGAACATGTTAAATCAAGTGGGTAGTGAAATAGGTGGGAATTTAAAGGGGAAGAGTAAGATGGAAATTTTGGATGGATTTGCGCCATTGAAGAGCTCTTTGAGCTTGAGCTTTCCATGTATGGCGGAGTGTAGAAGTTTTTCGAGCGATTTTACAGATGACAGCTTCTGA